In the Helianthus annuus cultivar XRQ/B chromosome 11, HanXRQr2.0-SUNRISE, whole genome shotgun sequence genome, one interval contains:
- the LOC110888799 gene encoding glycine-rich RNA-binding protein-like yields MVVGDGDGGGRWWRWVAVDGGGGGGWQLWRVGGGGGGGGGWWVVASDGGGGGVDGWRWVVAGDSWGGGGWRWVAVVVAAEVGDGGDGGHGGNYGSSGVARE; encoded by the exons ATGGTGGTGGGTGACGGCGacggtggtggtcggtggtggaggtgggtggcTGTTGACGGCGGAGGCGGGGGTGGGTGGCAGCTGTGGCGCGTTGGTGGCGGGGGTGGCgggggtggtgggtggtgggtggtggcgagTGACGGCGGGGGCGGAGGTGTGGATG GAtggaggtgggtggtggcgggAGACAGCTGGGGTGGAGGTgggtggaggtgggtggcggtggtggtggcggcggaaGTGGGTGACGGCGGCGACGGTGGTCACGGCGGCAACTATGGCAGTAGTGGTGTCGCCCGTGAGTGA
- the LOC110891107 gene encoding syntaxin-132, whose protein sequence is MNDLLSESFENPRGQDHGYGDLEMGTQRNADSGESGLDEFFKKVQAIEKQYEKLNKLLKKLQDAHEESRAVTKAAAMKAIKQRMEKDVDEVGKIARFIKSKIEELDKENLANRQKPGCGKGTGIDRSRTATTLSLKKKFKDKMTEFQTLRESIHQEHREVVERRVYTVTGTRADEETIDRLIETGDSEQIFQKAIREQGRGQVLDTLAEIQERHDAVREVERKLLDLQQIFMDMAVLVDAQGEMLDNIETQVTSAVDHVQDGNKALHKAKSLQKNSRKWMCIAILILLVIIAVVVVGVLKPWKSGNGA, encoded by the exons ATGAACGATCTTTTATCT GAATCATTTGAGAACCCTCGGGGTCAAGATCATGGCTACGGAGATCTTGAAATGGGAACACAACGTAATGCGGATTCCGGAGAGTCAGGGTTGGATGAATTTTTCAAAAAG gTTCAAGCCATTGAGAAACAATACGAGAAGCTAAATAAACTACTAAAAAAGTTACAG GATGCTCATGAGGAATCACGGGCTGTAACGAAAGCTGCGGCTATGAAAG CAATCAAGCAGCGTATGGAGAAAGATGTGGACGAAGTTGGAAAGATTGCGCGGTTTATTAAATCAAAGATTGAAGAACTTGACAAGGAG AATTTGGCGAACAGACAGAAGCCCGGGTGCGGAAAAGGAACGGGAATTGACCGATCAAGAACTGCAACTACACT TTCTTTGAAGAAGAAGTTTAAAGACAAGATGACTGAATTTCAG ACTCTAAGAGAAAGCATTCATCAAGAACATCGTGAGGTGGTGGAGAGGCGTGTGTATACAG TGACGGGAACTAGGGCCGATGAAGAG ACAATCGATCGACTTATAGAGACAGGTGATAGTGAACAGATTTTTCAGAAAGCAATTCGGGAACAGGGGCGAGGACAG GTACTTGACACCCTGGCGGAGATCCAAGAACGTCATGATGCAGTAAGAGAAGTAGAAAGGAAGCTTCTTGATTTGCAACAG ATATTTATGGATATGGCTGTATTGGTGGATGCTCAAGGGGAAATGCTCGACAACATAGAGACACAg GTGACGAGTGCAGTAGACCACGTGCAGGACGGGAACAAAGCCTTACACAAGGCGAAAAGTCTACAAAAGAACTCAAGGAAGTGGATGTGTATCGCAATCTTGATTTTACTTGTAATTATTGCAGTTGTTGTGGTCGGTGTGCTCAAGCCATGGAAAAGCGGAAATGGTGCTTAG
- the LOC110887334 gene encoding tabersonine-19-hydroxy-O-acetyltransferase → MKIISQQTIKPSSPTPSDLKTHVLSLLDNYMPHAPVPFIFFYKNYNNGDINILKKSLSRCLTQYYPFAGRILSPFAGHIDCNDEGVEFLEASHDSRLDDYIRKEANHESLRELHPNVSITNMVAVQLNHFTGGGAAVAVSISHKLVDGFTMATFINQWAKVTRGGSSFKPYFLTPPTSYNNVELPKVTISHEAKHVTKSFVFPNSKINVLKEKVMNSMGITLSRVEVLTSLLFKCSVDAATTKSGLFKPSILVHPINMRNKIFKNDPEKAAGNILSSVVVKMDDSRKITLNEVVAKLRRGKMEAREIRDVQEIGEKYASMVPMLIGDPSVQVYWTTSFCWFPLYEVDFGWGRPVQVKYVIPEVNLVLMDTPDKVGIEATIRLPEEEMLILQQDKELLAFIDIKSKV, encoded by the coding sequence ATGAAGATCATATCTCAACAAACCATTAAACCATCCTCCCCAACACCTTCTGACCTCAAAACTCATGTCCTCTCATTGCTCGATAACTATATGCCACATGCACCGGTGCCATTTATTTTCTTCTACAAAAATTACAACAATGGTGACATCAACATCCTCAAGAAGTCACTATCAAGGTGTTTGACACAATACTACCCATTCGCAGGTAGGATCTTAAGTCCTTTCGCGGGTCACATCGATTGTAACGATGAAGGGGTTGAGTTCTTGGAAGCTTCCCATGATAGTCGGCTTGATGACTACATTCGCAAGGAAGCAAATCACGAAAGCCTACGCGAACTACATCCTAATGTTAGCATAACTAACATGGTCGCGGTCCAATTGAACCATTTCACTGGTGGTGGAGCCGCAGTAGCTGTGTCCATATCGCACAAGCTCGTTGATGGTTTCACAATGGCCACCTTCATTAATCAATGGGCCAAGGTTACACGCGGTGGATCATCATTCAAACCATATTTCCTTACACCACCTACAAGTTATAATAATGTTGAACTACCTAAAGTCACTATTTCACATGAAGCTAAGCATGTAACAAAGAGTTTTGTATTTCCTAATTCAAAAATAAATGTGCTCAAGGAGAAGGTTATGAACTCCATGGGCATCACACTATCCCGAGTTGAGGTATTGACATCTTTATTATTCAAATGCTCGGTTGATGCGGCCACAACCAAGTCAGGGCTTTTTAAGCCATCAATCTTGGTTCATCCGATCAACATGCGAAACAAAATCTTTAAGAATGATCCTGAAAAGGCAGCAGGCAACATACTTTCATCGGTGGTCGTAAAGATGGATGATTCACGCAAAATCACGCTAAACGAGGTGGTTGCTAAGTTAAGGAGAGGGAAAATGGAAGCTAGAGAAATTAGAGATGTGCAAGAGATAGGTGAAAAATATGCAAGCATGGTGCCAATGTTGATAGGTGATCCTAGTGTACAAGTATATTGGACTACAAGCTTTTGTTGGTTCCCTCTTTATGAAGTGGATTTTGGATGGGGTAGACCAGtacaagtgaaatatgtaattccGGAGGTGAATCTTGTCTTAATGGACACTCCGGATAAAGTTGGTATTGAAGCAACAATACGCCTTCCAGAAGAAGAAATGTTGATCCTTCAACAGGACAAAGAGCTTCTTGCTTTTATTGATATAAAATCTAAAGTGTAA